In the Topomyia yanbarensis strain Yona2022 chromosome 3, ASM3024719v1, whole genome shotgun sequence genome, one interval contains:
- the LOC131692010 gene encoding E3 ubiquitin-protein ligase TRIM37-like isoform X1, whose protein sequence is MCRQSKCSNNMASEQHHNSSMEDRLFLVKDWINKCINVDALFTCAICHGSFDDHPTHCPQCSKLYCGECFDQWLTSRFAKRSLCCQKHLEPKKFVCCRVYQDVDEMIEGLRDNVAELIRLVSKIVTICAEHGKELLLFCGLCKQCMCIKCVFSDRHRDHNGEILDLDDAREMCGTEQDNLLLIGYSNNMTSEQHSSSIEERLCLAKEWFNKRSNVEQLFICAICHGVIAVDHPIHCPHCSKLFCGKCMDQWLTSRSIGAKTKRCPCCQAQVEPKNFVRCRIYQDVDEMIEGLKDNLVELIHLVTKTAAICVEHGKELLLFCESCKGCLCIKCLCSDPHRSHNEKILDLDNARETFRARIEKKDLFLTGRLKALQKAGEQIETNECDMMDANEHIVEEINYATERIVDKLREEMHERFRQHVEPVKIVTKQQRSEVEGVIQKVSELANEVTSPEVVMETFQVADIIKKMNKEPLPVLKLPATNFIDPITPPMIELKFFLRNFSKEITLNRKIFSEKKSIEGYSVQLMGNQEQDDNGNDVIKLSLLVVDGYDVHDVKVTCYPVKGASVEPLARRMDLKLGENNTVLEFGNFQAMKGFLDKTNDKLYLLMKFRLWATYYDKCVHKDWYIAKLTGARKRHAGKAIAGR, encoded by the exons ATGTGCAGACAATCGAAGTGTTCAAATAACATGGCATCGGAGCAGCATCATAATTCAAGTATGGAGGATCGCCTGTTTCTGGTTAAAGATTGGATCAACAAGTGCATCAACGTGGATGCGCTGTTTACCTGTGCTATCTGCCACGGATCGTTCGACGATCATCCGACCCATTGTCCACAATGTTCAAAGCTGTACTGCGGGGAATGCTTCGATCAGTGGTTGACGAGTCGCTTTGCTAAGCGATCTCTCTGCTGCCAGAAACATTTGGAGCCAAAAAAGTTTGTCTGTTGCCGCGTTTACCAAGATGTTGACGAAATGATCGAAGGATTGAGAGATAACGTTGCAGAATTGATTCGGTTGGTCAGTAAAATCGTTACGATATGCGCGGAACATGGAAAAGAATTGCTATTATTTTGTGGATTATGCAAACAGTGTATGTGTATTAAATGTGTCTTCAGTGATCGTCACCGGGACCATAATGGAGAAATATTAGATCTGGACGATGCACGTGAAATGTGTGGAACGGAGCAAGATAATTTGTTACTCATCG GCTATTCAAATAACATGACCTCAGAACAGCATAGTTCAAGTATAGAGGAGCGTCTGTGTCTAGCTAAAGAATGGTTTAATAAGCGCAGCAACGTGGAGCAGCTGTTCATCTGTGCTATCTGCCATGGCGTGATAGCCGTTGATCACCCGATCCACTGTCCGCACTGTTCGAAGCTGTTCTGCGGGAAATGCATGGATCAGTGGTTAACCAGTCGCTCGATCGGGGCGAAGACGAAGCGGTGTCCCTGCTGCCAGGCACAGGTGGAGCCCAAAAATTTTGTTCGTTGTCGTATTTACCAAGACGTTGACGAAATGATTGAAGGATTGAAAGATAACCTCGTAGAATTGATCCATTTAGTCACCAAAACTGCTGCGATTTGTGTGGAACATGGGAAAGAATTGCTGTTATTTTGCGAATCGTGTAAAGGGTGTCTGTGCATTAAATGCCTCTGCAGTGATCCGCACCGGAGCCATAACGAGAAAATACTTGATCTGGACAATGCCCGTGAAACGTTTAGAGCGAGAATCGAAAAAAAGGATTTGTTTCTGACCGGTAGATTGAAGGCTTTACAGAAAGCGGGTGAACAGATTGAAACTAATGAATGCGATATGATGGATGCTAATGAGCACATTGTGGAAGAAATTAATTATGCCACAGAACGGATCGTCGATAAACTACGAGAAGAAATGCACGAACGATTCCGACAGCATGTAGAACCGGTCAAAATCGTCACGAAACAGCAACGAAGCGAAGTAGAGGGTGTGATACAAAAGGTGTCTGAATTAGCCAATGAAGTTACCAG CCCCGAAGTTGTGATGGAAACGTTTCAGGTGGCtgatattattaaaaaaatgaacaaagaaCCATTGCCTGTGCTGAAACTACCAGCGACCAATTTTATCGA TCCGATAACGCCCCCGATGATTGAACTGAAATTTTTCCTGCGCAACTTTTCGAAAGAAATTACACTCAACAGGAAGATTTTTTCGGAGAAGAAATCTATCGAAGGATACTCAGTGCAGTTGATGGGCAACCAGGAACAGGATGATAATGGAAACGATGTAATCAAGCTATCGCTGTTGGTGGTTGATGGGTACGATGTACACGATGTAAAGGTAACCTGTTATCCAGTGAAAGGGGCTTCGGTAGAACCGTTGGCCAGACGTATGGATCTGAAGTTGGGCGAGAACAATACGGTCCTGGAGTTCGGTAACTTCCAGGCAATGAAAGGATTTTTGGATAAAACTAACGATAAGTTATACCTTCTCATGAAATTTCGCCTTTGGGCCACATACTACGACAAGTGCGTCCACAAGGATTGGTACATTGCAAAACTAACGGGTGCAAGGAAGAGACATGCTGGTAAAGCGATCGCTGGACGATAG
- the LOC131692010 gene encoding E3 ubiquitin-protein ligase TRIM37-like isoform X2, with the protein MASEQHHNSSMEDRLFLVKDWINKCINVDALFTCAICHGSFDDHPTHCPQCSKLYCGECFDQWLTSRFAKRSLCCQKHLEPKKFVCCRVYQDVDEMIEGLRDNVAELIRLVSKIVTICAEHGKELLLFCGLCKQCMCIKCVFSDRHRDHNGEILDLDDAREMCGTEQDNLLLIGYSNNMTSEQHSSSIEERLCLAKEWFNKRSNVEQLFICAICHGVIAVDHPIHCPHCSKLFCGKCMDQWLTSRSIGAKTKRCPCCQAQVEPKNFVRCRIYQDVDEMIEGLKDNLVELIHLVTKTAAICVEHGKELLLFCESCKGCLCIKCLCSDPHRSHNEKILDLDNARETFRARIEKKDLFLTGRLKALQKAGEQIETNECDMMDANEHIVEEINYATERIVDKLREEMHERFRQHVEPVKIVTKQQRSEVEGVIQKVSELANEVTSPEVVMETFQVADIIKKMNKEPLPVLKLPATNFIDPITPPMIELKFFLRNFSKEITLNRKIFSEKKSIEGYSVQLMGNQEQDDNGNDVIKLSLLVVDGYDVHDVKVTCYPVKGASVEPLARRMDLKLGENNTVLEFGNFQAMKGFLDKTNDKLYLLMKFRLWATYYDKCVHKDWYIAKLTGARKRHAGKAIAGR; encoded by the exons ATGGCATCGGAGCAGCATCATAATTCAAGTATGGAGGATCGCCTGTTTCTGGTTAAAGATTGGATCAACAAGTGCATCAACGTGGATGCGCTGTTTACCTGTGCTATCTGCCACGGATCGTTCGACGATCATCCGACCCATTGTCCACAATGTTCAAAGCTGTACTGCGGGGAATGCTTCGATCAGTGGTTGACGAGTCGCTTTGCTAAGCGATCTCTCTGCTGCCAGAAACATTTGGAGCCAAAAAAGTTTGTCTGTTGCCGCGTTTACCAAGATGTTGACGAAATGATCGAAGGATTGAGAGATAACGTTGCAGAATTGATTCGGTTGGTCAGTAAAATCGTTACGATATGCGCGGAACATGGAAAAGAATTGCTATTATTTTGTGGATTATGCAAACAGTGTATGTGTATTAAATGTGTCTTCAGTGATCGTCACCGGGACCATAATGGAGAAATATTAGATCTGGACGATGCACGTGAAATGTGTGGAACGGAGCAAGATAATTTGTTACTCATCG GCTATTCAAATAACATGACCTCAGAACAGCATAGTTCAAGTATAGAGGAGCGTCTGTGTCTAGCTAAAGAATGGTTTAATAAGCGCAGCAACGTGGAGCAGCTGTTCATCTGTGCTATCTGCCATGGCGTGATAGCCGTTGATCACCCGATCCACTGTCCGCACTGTTCGAAGCTGTTCTGCGGGAAATGCATGGATCAGTGGTTAACCAGTCGCTCGATCGGGGCGAAGACGAAGCGGTGTCCCTGCTGCCAGGCACAGGTGGAGCCCAAAAATTTTGTTCGTTGTCGTATTTACCAAGACGTTGACGAAATGATTGAAGGATTGAAAGATAACCTCGTAGAATTGATCCATTTAGTCACCAAAACTGCTGCGATTTGTGTGGAACATGGGAAAGAATTGCTGTTATTTTGCGAATCGTGTAAAGGGTGTCTGTGCATTAAATGCCTCTGCAGTGATCCGCACCGGAGCCATAACGAGAAAATACTTGATCTGGACAATGCCCGTGAAACGTTTAGAGCGAGAATCGAAAAAAAGGATTTGTTTCTGACCGGTAGATTGAAGGCTTTACAGAAAGCGGGTGAACAGATTGAAACTAATGAATGCGATATGATGGATGCTAATGAGCACATTGTGGAAGAAATTAATTATGCCACAGAACGGATCGTCGATAAACTACGAGAAGAAATGCACGAACGATTCCGACAGCATGTAGAACCGGTCAAAATCGTCACGAAACAGCAACGAAGCGAAGTAGAGGGTGTGATACAAAAGGTGTCTGAATTAGCCAATGAAGTTACCAG CCCCGAAGTTGTGATGGAAACGTTTCAGGTGGCtgatattattaaaaaaatgaacaaagaaCCATTGCCTGTGCTGAAACTACCAGCGACCAATTTTATCGA TCCGATAACGCCCCCGATGATTGAACTGAAATTTTTCCTGCGCAACTTTTCGAAAGAAATTACACTCAACAGGAAGATTTTTTCGGAGAAGAAATCTATCGAAGGATACTCAGTGCAGTTGATGGGCAACCAGGAACAGGATGATAATGGAAACGATGTAATCAAGCTATCGCTGTTGGTGGTTGATGGGTACGATGTACACGATGTAAAGGTAACCTGTTATCCAGTGAAAGGGGCTTCGGTAGAACCGTTGGCCAGACGTATGGATCTGAAGTTGGGCGAGAACAATACGGTCCTGGAGTTCGGTAACTTCCAGGCAATGAAAGGATTTTTGGATAAAACTAACGATAAGTTATACCTTCTCATGAAATTTCGCCTTTGGGCCACATACTACGACAAGTGCGTCCACAAGGATTGGTACATTGCAAAACTAACGGGTGCAAGGAAGAGACATGCTGGTAAAGCGATCGCTGGACGATAG